Proteins encoded within one genomic window of Calonectris borealis chromosome 1, bCalBor7.hap1.2, whole genome shotgun sequence:
- the SERTM1 gene encoding serine-rich and transmembrane domain-containing protein 1: MSEPDPSSGFVGNMENGTFLELYPTSLSTSVDSSPGRLSNVYVYVSIFLSLLAFLLLLLIIALQRLKNIISSSSSYPEYNSDAGSSFTNLEVCSISSQHSALSNLSS; the protein is encoded by the coding sequence atgTCAGAACCCGACCCTTCATCTGGATTTGTAGGAAACATGGAAAATGGGACTTTTCTGGAGCTGTATCCCACATCCCTTTCAACTTCAGTGGATTCATCGCCTGGCCGTTTATCCAATGTCTATGTCTATGTTTCTATATTCCTTAGTCTCTtagcttttctccttttgctattGATCATTGCACTTCAGAGGCTGAAAAACAtaatttcttccagttcttcctACCCAGAATATAATAGTGATGCTGGAAGTTCTTTCACTAATTTAGAGGTTTGCAGTATTTCTTCCCAGCACTCTGCTCTCTCAAACCTTTCTTcatga